The segment GGAGTATTATACATCTGATGAAAATGCCATAGGTATACCCTCCTCAGGGCTTAAGGCTCTCGAATCATTAGATAATATCCTCTCATAGTATGGAACTTCACCAGGATTTAACATATAAAAAGATACTGATTTTCTGGTTCCCCCTTCTTACTGCCTGGTTGATGATGGCTTTTGAGGGTCCATATATTGCTGCAATCATTGGAAGACTTCCTGATGTAAAACATAATCTAGCTGGTTATGGAATAGCTTACTCAGTGGGGTTACTCGTGGAATCCCCAATAATTATGCTGATGAGTGCTTCAACAGCTATGGTAAACTCACGAAAAAGCTATATTAAATTGAGAAATTTCACTTTTTTCTTAATATTTTTTCTTACCCTGATTATAGTATCTCTTTTGATAAAACCGGTATATAACTTTATTTTTCAAGATATTCTTAAATTAAACGAAGAGATCAAAGATATCGTTTATTATGCAATTGCAGGGCTTATACCCTGGTCTGGGGCCATAGGTTATAGAAGGTTTTATCAGGGAATCATCATCAAATATGGTAAAACCCGACTGGTGGCCTTTGGAACATTCACAAGGCTTATTACAATCATATCCATAGCGCTTATATTTAAAATATATACCAATATCAACAGTGCCCTACTTGGTACCCTTACCCTGAGCAGTGCAGTCATCGTTGAAGCTATTGTTACAAGAATTTTTGCCATAAAACCTGTCTCAAAAATCCTGTCAATAAATAAAGACGAACATTTAACTTACCTGGATATTTTAAGATTTTATCTTCCTATGGCTATGACTCCACTCATAGCTTTGGTGGTACCGCCACTTACTACATTTTCTCTACTAAAAGGGAAACATCCTGTGGAATCTGCAGCTATCATGCCAGTATTAAACTCACTTACTTTTATTTTTAGGGCTGTAGGACTATCATTTCAGGAGGTGGCCATAGCTCTTATGGATGGAGATTTTAAAAATTATAAAAAAATAAGAAACTTTATGAGAGGACTGTTCACTTTTAATCTGTTGGGTTATAGTACGATAAGTTTTACCCCTCTTGCAGACTACTATTTTATCAAGGTATCAGGGATGACTGATGAATTAGCAAAAATGGCTAAAATCCCCGCCAGAATACTTACATTCATTCCACCTTTTACCGCTCTACTTGCCTTCCAAAGATCACTTATAGTAAAAAAAGGGATTACAATACACATGACTACTGCCACCATTATAGAAGTAACTGTAACATTTTTATTATTATTTACAATACCTTTTTTAGATATCCCATCCATAATAATAGCATCATCAGCACTACTAATTGGAAGAATTCTGAGTAATCTATACCTTCATTTTGTAATAATAAAAAATGTGAAAATAGAAAAATAATTCTAACTCACTCCCAACCCCATCATCCAAAATCCACAATTCAACATTCAACATTGAGCTTTTAACACATTTTCCCTCTTACCTTTTTAAAAAAATCCCTCATCATCCCTTTTATCTCCTCCTCAAAAAACCCAAATTCATACTCAACCCTATGATTTAAAGTTTTAATATCAAAGATTCTATCATTGGATACCACCCCTCCAAACTTCGGCTCAAGAGTACCAAATACAACCCTTTTTATTCTATAGTGGAGTATAGCACCGGCACACATTATACATGGCTCCAGCGTGGAATATAGGACGCAATTATTTAAGCGCCAATCTCCAATCTTTCTGGCAGCTTTTTTCATAGCTATAATCTCAGCATGATCCAGGGGATTTTTAGTAGTTTTTTTCCTGTTGTAGCCGGAGGCTATAATTTTACCATCCATAACGACAATAGCCCCTATTGGGACATCATCATATTTCAATGCCCTTTTGGCCACCTGGATAGTTTTTTTCATGAATAGGAGATCTATATCATCCATATCAAAAAGTATCTATTAAAATTTTTGCATACCCCGCAAAAAGTAAAGCTGCGGTTTCTGCCTTCAAGACCCCCTTAATAGGTGATACTGGCACAAAACCTTTATCTGAAAGTAATTCTATCTCGTCTTCTTCAAAACCACCCTCAGGACCAATAACAAGACTTACCGATTTGGATCCAATCTCCATCCTGTTTTTACTTTCCTTCCTCTCATATAACAGAAAATTATTATCTGTATTAGGGGTTATTTCAGAGATGTTTAAAACTGCATCCAGAGATGGCAAAAAATCATGCTCAGCTTGTAGAGCACCTTTAATGAGAAGTTTTTTGATCCTCTCAACAGTATTGTTGTTTACCGTTTGAATACTTCTCTTAGTGATAACAGGAATCACATTTGTGACACCAATCTCCCCCAATTTTTCCATAACTGTATCAAAGTATTCCCTCTGCAAAATCCCCAAGTAAACGTTTAATTTGTAATCAAGAATTTCATGTGACTTTTTATTGTTTAATGTAAAAATGCCAGATCTCTTCATCCCAAAATAGAATTGATACTCCCCAACTTCACTGTCATTTATAAAAATAAATTTATCGCCTATCTTGGTTCGCAAAACATTTTTTATGTGGTGATACATATCCTCATCAATCTCAATCTCATCTGTTAGATCTTTGTCTATGTAGAATCTTTTCAATTTTTCAATCATCTCTTCTCCTGTACCTTACACCTACCCAGTTATCCTTTTCGATGTATCTATCCACTAAAAACATTTCATTGTCAAATGTTTTTAAAAAATAATCCATTTCATCTTTCAAAATACCAGAAAAAACAAGATAATGTGGATGTATTCCTAAGAAAAAATCTTTAAATTGAATAAGCACACTACTGATAATATTTGCCACCACCACATCAAATCTTACCGATGATTTAAGAGATTCTGGACCACCCGCCCATATCATAATATCTTCCGCATTGTTTAAACTTAAGTTCTCTTTTGTATTTTTTATTGCAGTACTATCATTATCAAAACCATACACCGAAGAAGCCCCGGATAATTTTGCTGCAATTGATAAAATACCGCTCCCGCATCCCACGTCGAGCACCTTTTTACCACAACAAACCTCTTCAAGAAGCGTAGCCGCAAGCTGCGTCGTGGGGTGATTCCCGGTACCAAATGCCAGTGCAGGGTTTATGAGTATCGTCTTCCCCTTTACAAAGTCTTTTGAATCAAATACATATTTTATACGTCCAGTGAGATTACCAGGTTTTAAAAACTCTTTCCATTTATCTTCCCAGCCAGTTTCTTCCACCACCTTAATCATCGGAGAATCGATAAAATCTATGATCATATCTTTATCTTCTTCTTCACAATAAATGGAGTACATAATCTTTTTGTCAAAATCATCCTCTATCAGCATTATCCCTTTTTCTTCGAGCAGTTCCAAAAGACCATCCGAAAATCTCTCAAATCTTATCTCTATCATACTAAAAAAGCCCCCCAAAATTGTTCCTTCTAAGTATATCATAAAGCACAATCGCCACAGAATTGGATAAATTCTGACTTCTGATCTTATCGTTCATCGGAATACGATACAATCTATCCATAAAACGATCCCTTATCATCTCCGGCAATCCCGAAGACTCATTTCCAAATATAGTGATAATATTATCCGACAAAGGGATCTCTGTATAATACTTTTCACCAAATTTACTTAAAAAAGCATATTCATAAATATTATCCGGAAATTGGCTAAAAAATTGTTCAAGAGTATCTACTTTATGTAAAGTTACATACTCCCAATAATCAAGACCAGCTCTTTTTAAATATTTATCGGAAAGTGAAAAACCAAGCTTACCAATCAAAATCAATTCAACATCTGTTCCGGCACATAGTCGTGCAATATTGCCGGTATTTTGAGGTATTTCAGGTTCGAAAAGAGCAACCTTAAGAGTCATCAAACCTCTACCTTATCACAAGCTCCCCAGATCGACTCAAGTTTATAATACTCCCTTTCCTGTTTACCCATTATATGTATCAAAATACTTCCAAAATCGATACACACCCACCTTGATATCCCATACCCTTCATCTTTCAATTTGGTAAGATTCTGCTCTTTGCAGACCTCTTCAGCATAATCCGCAAGTGATTTTATATGGGTGTCTGAGTTTCCTGTACAGATTATCAGATAATCGGCAATGGAGGACACCTCCTTAATTTTGTAAATGACGACATTTTCCGCCATCTTTTCCAAGAGTTTCTCTTTTATCTTTCTCAAAACCTCTTCTATCATTAAACCTCCCGATAAAGATTATTATTTTTTATATATTCATATACCTTTTGGGGCAAAAAATCTATATATTCATCATTGGATAATAATTCTCTAATATCTGTACTCGATATCGGAACCTCTTTTATACGGGTAAGGATGATCTTTCTTTCCATACCGAATACAAAATCTTCAAAACGAATCACAAGTGGCAAGAGCTTCACTGGAATAGTATGCAACATCTTATCCATTGAATAATTTGGTCTATTGACCACCACAAAATTTGCAAGATCGAAGAGTTCTTCCCATTTATTCCATGTTTTTATTGTGGCAAAGATATCAGTGCCCACTATAAAAAAAAGCTCGCTATTATGATAAATTTTATTAAATTCCACCAGAGTGTTATAGGTATATGACTTCTTTGAAGAGCAGATTTCAATATCAGAGATATCAAAAACAGTCCGATCCAGATCTTCAATTGCAAGCTTTAACATCTGTATACGTTCTTCTGGTGAAGTATTTGGCAATTTTTTATGAGGAGGTATTTTAGAGGGGATGAAGTAGAATTTATCAAAATTGAATAGAGATTGAACCTCTATTGCAAGATTTATATGCCCCTTATGAACAGGATTAAATGTACCTCCAAAGAGAGCTATTTTTTTCAACTTACCTTATCTGCCCTGTACCAAAAATTTGATATTTTGTTGTGGTTAGATCTCTTGCCCCCATTGGACCCCTGCAATGTAGTTTCTGGGTACTGATACCGATCTCAGCCCCGAGTCCAAATTCCCCCCCATCTGTAAATCTGGTGGAAGCATTTACATATACCGCAGCGGAATCAACAGAATCCAAAAAGATAAGGGCGTTACTGTAATTTTCAGTTACAATAGCATCAGAATGTCCTGATCCATATTTATTGATATGATCAATAGCTTCAGAAATAGAATCCACAATCTTTATAGAAACCTTCAAATCTAGATACTCAGTACTCCAATCCGACTCATCCGCAGGTTTGACATACTTATACAATTGCGCTCTTTCACAGCCAACCATCTCTACGTTATTACTGTGGTATATCTCCACCATATCGGTAAGGAACTCCTCCGCCACAGCATGATGCACCAGAAGGGTCTCCATCGCATTACATACACCGGGCCTACTTACTTTTGAATTGAGGGCTATACTTATGGCCATCTCCTTATCTGCAAATTGATCGATGTACACATGACATACACCTTTGTCATGCTTTACTATAGGTATAAGGGAATGCTCCACCACATAAGAGATAAGATTTTCCCCTCCCCTTGGTATAATAAGATCTATAAATCCTCTGGCTCTCAGCATCTTATCCATTATTGACCTATCCGGGTCTATTATTACGGATACAATATTTTCATCAAGGCCTATATCAACAAGGGATTTTTTTATAATATCACCAAGAGCGATATTTGAAAAGCTTGCCTCTTTACCACCCCTTAATATAGCCGCATTACCGGATTTAATACACAGAGCTGCAGCATCGATGGTGACATTAGGTCTCGATTCATAAATTATACCAATCACCCCTATGGGAACTCTTACTTTATTTATTTTAAGTCCATTAGGTCTAATGGACCCAGACTCCACAATCCCCACAGGATCATCCTGATTTATTATATCATTGACACCATTTATCATGGCATCTATACGCTTATCATTAAGGATTAGCCTATCTATTAGTGAACTTTTCAGATTTAGCTTTCTGGCATTTTCCACATCCTTCTCGTTTGCCAGGAGTATGTCCTTTCTAAACCTATCTAAGTTTGTAGCTATACTTTTTAATAGATCATTTTTTCGGGAAGAAGTTAGTCTTGCTATCTGTTTTGATGAACTCTTAACATTTGCAAACAATTCCACCTATACCCCCTTTCTCTTTGATAATACAAGATCATCCTTATGTATGACCTCATCACCTATTTTAAAGCCAAGGATCTGATCTATCTTATCGCTCTTAACCCCTTTAATCTTTTTAACATCAGACGATGAGTATCTTGTTTTCCCTCTGGCTATTTCAATGCCGTATATATCCACAACTTTTACCACATCCCCCACCCCAAACTTTCCTGAAACATCTAAAATTCCAGAAGGCAATAGTGAACCATTCATCTCAGAAATAGCTCTAACAGCACCATTATCAATTATTATTTCACCTTTTGGGGTGGCCGCATAAGCAATCCAAAATTTTCTTTTATCCTTTACATCCTCCACATGGGAAAAAAACGTCCCGATTTCATCTCCGATTAAAAATCTTTTTACATTATAAGGGTCTTTACCATTTATTATCCCCACATAACACCCGGAGTCAAGAGCTTTTCTTGCTGCCACCAGCTTGGTTTTCATACCACCCGTTCCTACACCAGAAACTGACTCACCAGCTACATTTAAAATATCTTCGTTTAGAAATTTTACTTCTTTTATCAGCGTTGCATCGGGATATTTCAACGGATTCTTATCAAAGAGCCCATCCACATCTGAAAGGATAAGCAGCATATCCGCCCCCAGGAGACCACCCACCAATGCTGATAGGTTATCGTTATCGCCAAAGGTTTCCACATATTTCAGCTCATGTACAGCAACAGTATCATTTTCGTTTATTATTGGAATTACCCCCATATCAAGAAGTCTTTTAATCGTAGTTCTAGCATTCAGATACCTTTTTCTGTTGGAAAAATCATCTTTAACAAGTAAAACCTGACCAACAATTAGATTGTATTTTTTAAAAGCATCCTCGTAATATTGAATAAGCTTAGCCTGCCCCACCGCAGCACACGCCTGTTTGTCAGCAATATCCTTTGGTTTAGATTTAAACCCAAGAAGCTTAAATCCCGCCGCCACAGCACCAGAGGAAACAATCACTATATTTTTGATATCTGCTCTTATTTCAGATATAACAGAAGCAAGTTTAGATAAAAAATCCTTATCAATCTTATCTTTACCCGCAATAATACTGCTACCTATCTTTATAACAACTGTATTTATTTTCGGTAATTTCCTCATGTTTTAGATAATATATAATTTTTTTCAGAAATCAATAAAATAATACGTTATTTCTTATTATCTTTAATAATTTCTAACAATTTAAAATATAATAAAAAATCACTTACTGTCCTTCTCTTCTTGGTACAGAGATAATAATTTTCTTTTGGGTTTATTTTTGAAAAATAGTTTCCAGGCAAATCCCAGTATACTATCTCCAAAACTTACAGCTTTTCTTGGGATGGCAAGTGGGTCGATATCCTGCGTTATAGAAGATCTCTCACAGGTGACACCTGTGAGATAACCAGCCTCCTGTGTGATCTTCATAATCTCGATATTATGATCCCCGTATGGGTAGCAAAAATGTTTCACCTCTTCACCAAGAAGATCCTCTAAAACTTTTTTGCTTTTTTCTATATCGTTTTTAGCCACATAATACTCCTGCTGGGTCAATCTCAGATGATCATATCCATGGGAACCAAAGAGTATCCCATATTTTTTTAGTTCTCTAATCTGCTGAACACTCATTAATTGAGCTGGAAAATGCCCATCTTTTTCAAGCCAATCTGCCTTATCACCTATTTTACCTGCCACAAGGTATACAATCGCACTAAATCCATACTCCTGTAAAGCTGGAAAAGCATACTCATAGAAATTTTCATACCCATCATCGAAAGTCAAAACAACAGATTTTTCAGGTATTTCTTTCTTACCAGAAAGATAAAGATATATATCATCAAGGGTAACCGATTTGTATCCATACATTTTCATCAAACCTAACTGAGATCTGAATCTACCCACATCGCAATACGTAGCTTTATGTGTGGTAATATTTTTAAATTTACCCACCTGATGATACATCAAAACGTTAATTTGAGACATGATAACTCCTTAATTCTTTAACTCATGGTAAAGTTTTAAAATACTTTTATACATGATATCAGCACTAAATCTGTCATTAAAACTTTTCTTTGCATTCATCCCCATCTGTTCTCTTAAGTGATGATCATCATAAAGTTGTTTCATATATCGTGCCATCTCTTTAGCATTGTCACTTTGGAAAACAAAGCCATTTACTCCATGCTCAACTGCCTCCGGAATACCACCAGTGTTCGCTCCAACCACAGGTAATCCAGCCCCTAGAGCCTCCAATATTGCAAGTGGCATCGCTTCCCTTCTGGATGGAGCTAGAAAAATATCTATCATTGCTAGATAAGGATACACATTATCCTGCTGTCCAACAATAAAAACATTTTCAGAAAGCCCCATTTTACTAATCTTATCTTTTACCACCTGCCCAAACTCAGTGTTAAAATCCCCCACAAATATCAATTTGCCCCTTCTACCAATTTCATCAAAAGCCTCCAGAGCTATATCATGCCCCTTCTCATGTATTATACGAGAAATCATACCAAACAATACCTCATCCTTATCTATACACAACTCTTTTCTCAATCTTAATCTATCTTCAACAGTCACAAGAGGCTCAATTACCCCATTATAGATGACTCTTAACTTATTTTTATCATAACCTTTCTGCAATAAAAAATTTTTTACAGCATTTGATACGCATATTATTTTATCAACATACTGAAAATGTTTCCATGTATTGGTGGAATGGGCGGTGGCTACGGAAGGAATTTTTAAGTATCTAGAAGCAAGCCCGGCATAAAAAGCACCTCTTGTGAGGTGTCCATGTATTATTTCAGGCTTAAATCTCTTTAAGACTTTAATAATCCTAACGAATGAAAATATATCATAAAACCCATGCATCGGTATATGGTGCTGCTCTACTCCAACGATGTTTAATTGCTCTGACAACCAGGAGTCTTTTGGGCCCAAAAAAACAACTTCATGGTTTTCTTTTTTAAGCAACTGGGCTAATGTTAAAAGGTGTTTCTCAGCACCACCAAGCTTATGGCTGTGTAAAACGAAAGCAACTTTCAAATGGTAATCTCCTATTTTTGAAAACTTATAGAAGATTTTATAAATTTAAGCAATAAAAAAAGCCCCCTCTCGGGGGCTTTTTATTAGTATCCTCTTTCGAGGAGCATTCTTCTGATACCAACAATAGCCTTTGTGGGGTTGAGCTGTTTTGGACATGCCTCAACACAGTTATATATAGTATGGCATCTCCATACCCCATGTTTGTCATTAAGAATTGGAAGTCTATCCTCAGCACCTTCATCTCTTGAGTCAATAAGATATCTGTATGCCCTCAAAAATGCATTTGGCCCCAAATATTTCTCATCAGCCCAATAAGATGGACATGAAGAAGAACAGCACCCGCACAGGATACATTCATAAAGACCATCCAGAAGCTTTCTGTCTTCAGGTGACTGATAAAACTCTTTATCTGGAGCTGGGCTTTTCCTGATAAGATATGGTTTTACCGTGATGAACTTCTGGAAGAAATCATCCACATCTGTCACGAGGTCCCTTATAACCTTCATACCAGGTAGAGGCTGGATTACGATATGGTCAGTCCCAAGATCCTCTATTTTTGTCATACAGGAGAGCATATTAACACCATTTACGTTTAAGCCATCAGATCCACAAACACCCTCACGGCAGGATCTTCTAAAACTCAGAGTTGGGTCAAGCTCCCATTTAACCTGGTTGAGTCCTTCTAATAAGAGCATACCAGATCTTCTGATTTCCACTTTGTATGTTTGATAATAGGGTTCTTTATCTTTTTCAGGGTCGTATCTAAAAATTTCAAATGTTACAAATTTATTTGTACTCATCATAATCCTCCCTATTAATATACTCTTGGTTTTGGTGGGAATGTTTCAACGGTAAGAGGTTTCATACGTACCGGTCTATAATCTATCTTAATATTCCCATCACCATCAAGAGTAACTTCTGTATGCTTGTGGAAATTCGCATCGTCCCTTTCTGGATAATCTTCTCTTGCATGACCACCCCTGGATTCTTTCCTCATTAGTGCTGCTTCCGTGAGAGCCTGTGCAACGAGAACCATGTTATTCAGCTCGAGAGCTTCAATAAGTTCAAGGTTGTATATAGAAGATTTATCATTTACCCTGTAGTCATCAAGTTGTTTCTTCAGATCTGCAAGAATCCCTTTTGCGGTAGTCATAGTTTCTTCTGTTCTAAACACACCGACATATTTCTCCATACACTCGGTAAGTGTCTTATACATAGGTCCAAATGTATTTTTACCATTAGAATTCAAGAATTTCTGCAGAAGAGCTATACCTTCCTGACCTGCATTTTCAGCAAGAGGAACAAAATTATTTTCTTTAGCATACTTAGCAGACTGCTCACCTGCCGTCCTACCGAATACAACAAGGTCAAGAAGTGAGTTTGTACCAAGTCTGTTGGCCCCATGAACTGATGCGGATGCAATTTCACCTGCAGCAAAGAAGCCAGGTACAGGCTCTTCTGGATTTGGACCAACTGCTCTAATAACATTAGTAAGGTAATTTGTGGGGATCCCGCCATTCTGATAATGAGCTGTGGGCATAACAGGGATAGGTTCTTTGGTACAGTCCACACCCGCAAATACCAGAGCAAGTTCATGAATACCTGGGAGTTTTTCATGAATAGCTTCAGCACCGATATGATCTATCTTCAAAAGAACATGATCTTTGTTTGGTCCCACACCTCTACCTGCAAGAACCTCTTTCACCATTGATCTCGATACGATATCTCTTGGGGCAAGGTCTTTAATTGTTGGAGCGTATCTCTCCATAAACCTTTCACCCTGAGCATTAAGAAGTATACCACCTTCACCCCTAACACCTTCTGTGATAAGGTTTCCAGCAAGGTAGATACCTGTTGGGTGGAACTGTATAAATTCTGCATCACTCCACGAAAATCCTTTTCTAAGAGCCAATGCCAGACCATCACCAGTATTGATATGGGCATTTGAGTTTGTCTTGAATATTCTACAGCAACCACCAGTGGCAAATACTACGGCTTTGGCGTGGAAAATATGGAAACCACCATTCTTAATATCCCAGCATAGAACTCCGTTTACTGCCCCTTCGTTTGTGAGAAGCTCAAGGGCATAAAACTCACTAAAAAATTGTGTCTTCTGGGCAACAGCTTTTTCAAAAAGAGTCTGCAGCATTACGTGACCTGTCCTATCTGCTGCATAGCATGCCCTTTTTACAGGTCTTTTACCAAACTCCGCAGTGTGACCACCAAAAGGCCTCTGGGCTATTTTACCTTCAGCAGTTCTACTGAAAGGCACCCCAATGTGTTCAAGCTCTATTATGTATTGTGGAGCAAGCTTGGTCATATATTCGCAAGCATCCTGATCTGCAAGATAGTCACTACCTTTAACAGTATCATACATGTGCCAGATCCAATGATCCTCTTCAAGGTTACCCAAAGCTGCAGAGATACCTCCCTGAGCTGAAATTGTGTGGCTTCTTGTAGGATACACCTCAGAGATTACAGCGGTGCTAACATACTGAGATGCCACCTGAGCAGCATTAAGCCCTGCACCACCTGCACCCAAAACAACCACATCATATTTATGATATTCTACTTTTACTGACATATTCTATACCTCTCCTTAATTTTTATAGACCAGAAACTACTTTGAGAGCCAAAACAGCTGCTGTAACACCAATAATCCAGTAGATAGCAAGGATTATAGCCCTCCAAATAGTTGATTTAACATAATCATCTGTTATCATCTTAAAACCATTCAACGTATGAAAAATACCGAAAGCAAATAATGGACCCAAAACGATACTTTTAAGTCCCCACTCACCAGATTTTATCATAGAAAAGAAGTGAACTGCAATTACTACAATAAGAATTACTCCAGAAACCCTTTGCAACAGCCATTCAAACAAACCTGAATCGCTATGACCATTATATTTATAACCTTTAATCATATATTACCTCCCTTATGAAAACAGCGGTATAGCGCCTATGATTGTTACCACAATGGTAAGAAGTACCACAACCATAAACTGTTTTGAGAAAACTTCCCTTTCAGAACCGTTAGAAAAATCGATCAAAACTATCCTGAATCCATTAAAAGCATGATATGCAAACGCCACAAGAATTATTACTCTGGCAATTGCATTACCTGTCAAAGCACCAAACCAACCAGCATACCCTGCCTTACTAAAAATATGTAGAAGCAGGTACAAACCTAAAATTACACCGCTAATACGATGCAGAAGCCACGCAGTCATCCCCGTGTGCTTCTTGTAGGAAACCTTTTTGGGATAGGTCACCAAATCTTTTCTTGGCATTTTACACCCCTTATATTTTATTTTACAAACACCGTTGAATTTTAACTCGCTATTTTCTACCAAAAAAAATCGAGAATGTCAAT is part of the Calditerrivibrio nitroreducens DSM 19672 genome and harbors:
- a CDS encoding succinate dehydrogenase, cytochrome b556 subunit yields the protein MPRKDLVTYPKKVSYKKHTGMTAWLLHRISGVILGLYLLLHIFSKAGYAGWFGALTGNAIARVIILVAFAYHAFNGFRIVLIDFSNGSEREVFSKQFMVVVLLTIVVTIIGAIPLFS
- a CDS encoding succinate dehydrogenase, with the protein product MIKGYKYNGHSDSGLFEWLLQRVSGVILIVVIAVHFFSMIKSGEWGLKSIVLGPLFAFGIFHTLNGFKMITDDYVKSTIWRAIILAIYWIIGVTAAVLALKVVSGL
- the sdhA gene encoding succinate dehydrogenase flavoprotein subunit → MSVKVEYHKYDVVVLGAGGAGLNAAQVASQYVSTAVISEVYPTRSHTISAQGGISAALGNLEEDHWIWHMYDTVKGSDYLADQDACEYMTKLAPQYIIELEHIGVPFSRTAEGKIAQRPFGGHTAEFGKRPVKRACYAADRTGHVMLQTLFEKAVAQKTQFFSEFYALELLTNEGAVNGVLCWDIKNGGFHIFHAKAVVFATGGCCRIFKTNSNAHINTGDGLALALRKGFSWSDAEFIQFHPTGIYLAGNLITEGVRGEGGILLNAQGERFMERYAPTIKDLAPRDIVSRSMVKEVLAGRGVGPNKDHVLLKIDHIGAEAIHEKLPGIHELALVFAGVDCTKEPIPVMPTAHYQNGGIPTNYLTNVIRAVGPNPEEPVPGFFAAGEIASASVHGANRLGTNSLLDLVVFGRTAGEQSAKYAKENNFVPLAENAGQEGIALLQKFLNSNGKNTFGPMYKTLTECMEKYVGVFRTEETMTTAKGILADLKKQLDDYRVNDKSSIYNLELIEALELNNMVLVAQALTEAALMRKESRGGHAREDYPERDDANFHKHTEVTLDGDGNIKIDYRPVRMKPLTVETFPPKPRVY